Proteins encoded within one genomic window of Arachis ipaensis cultivar K30076 chromosome B08, Araip1.1, whole genome shotgun sequence:
- the LOC107613748 gene encoding lipoyl synthase 2, mitochondrial, with protein MMMYSRFRTAGRNIKSAAKSFFSSSTMPPPAAPPPPPQNLAALRARLAEESPSLSDFIALKSGNAYSVEVGTKKKPLPKPKWMKESIPGGEKYVQIKKKLRELKLHTVCEEAKCPNLGECWSGGETGTATATIMILGDTCTRGCRFCNVKTSRTPPPPDPDEPTNVAEAIASWGLDYVVITSVDRDDLPDQGSGHFTETVQKLKILKPNMLIEALVPDFRGEASCVEKVAKSGLDVFAHNIETVEELQSVVRDHRANFKQSMDVLMMAKDYAPAGTLTKTSIMLGCGETPDQVVKTMEKVRAAGVDVMTFGQYMRPSKRHMPVSEYITPEAFEKYQTLGMEMGFRYVASGPMVRSSYKAGEFYIKSMIESDRAASPSKLIAS; from the exons GCCGCAGAATCTGGCGGCGCTCCGTGCTCGTCTGGCGGAGGAGTCTCCGTCACTGTCGGACTTCATTGCGCTAAAATCTGGGAATGCGTACTCGGTGGAGGTCGGAACGAAGAAGAAGCCGCTGCCGAAGCCTAAGTGGATGAAGGAGTCGATCCCAGGAGGTGAGAAATACGTGCAGATCAAGAAGAAGCTTCGAGAATTGAAGCTCCACACGGTATGCGAGGAAGCCAAGTGTCCTAATTTAGGGGAGTGCTGGTCCGGCGGCGAGACCGGCACCGCCACTGCTACCATCATGATCCTCGGCGACACTTGTACTCGAGGTTGCAG ATTTTGCAATGTGAAGACATCGAGGACTCCTCCACCACCTGACCCTGATGAGCCCACCAATGTGGCTGAAGCAATTGCGTCATGGGGTTTGGATTATGTGGTTATAACAAGTGTTGACCGTGATGATTTACCTGATCAAGGGAGTGGTCATTTTACTGAAACAGTACAGAAATTGAAGATACTGAAGCCTAATATGTTGATAGAAGCCTTAG TTCCTGATTTTCGAGGAGAAGCTAGTTGTGTAGAGAAGGTTGCTAAATCAGGATTAGATGTCTTTGCACATAATATCGAGACAGTTGAAGAGCTTCAAAGTGTTGTGCGGGATCACCGAGCTAATTTTAAACAGTCCATGGATGTTCTAATGATGGCCAAAGATTATGCACCTGCCGGAACCCTCACAAAGACCTCAATAATGTTAGGCTGTGGGGAAACACCTGACCAGGTTGTGAAGACAATGGAGAAGGTGAGAGCAGCTGGTGTTGACGTGATGACTTTTGGTCAGTATATGAGACCTTCAAAGCGCCATATGCCAGTATCTGAGTACATTACACCTGAGGCCTTTGAGAAGTATCAGACACTTGGTATGGAAATG GGATTTCGGTATGTGGCATCTGGTCCCATGGTTAGGTCATCATACAAGGCAGGCGAATTCTATATTAAGTCCATGATTGAATCCGACAGGGCTGCATCTCCCTCAAAGCTGATTGCTTCTTGA
- the LOC107610473 gene encoding uncharacterized protein LOC107610473 → MGCCFSTINTPNTNKDRNALKSDLTHENLNHRAPPSPPPVEEKSVVKEVLSETPISKPQVSVLTIETETQLPKIQYSKCPIFNEAQEQVSLEVSQITETCSISESFFSTSRTLPEKRVPASPQSACQRDSGQVRRRPGESTGRRARSPSSVGRFCDGNRRNQVKPRGNGGRRLAPGKGVVKENCRKENDVVTHEESLDNPRVSLECFIFL, encoded by the coding sequence ATGGGTTGCTGCTTCAGCACCATCAATACTCCAAACACCAATAAAGACCGAAATGCCCTTAAATCAGATTTGACCCATGAAAACCTAAACCACAGAGctccaccatcaccaccacctgtTGAAGAAAAATCGGTAGTGAAAGAGGTTCTATCTGAAACACCAATTTCCAAACCCCAAGTTTCAGTTTTGACGATAGAAACAGAGACCCAACTTCCCAAAATCCAATATTCAAAGTGCCCCATCTTCAACGAAGCTCAGGAACAAGTCTCTCTGGAAGTGTCTCAGATTACAGAGACATGCAGCATTAGCGAGAGCTTCTTCTCCACCTCGAGAACGCTGCCGGAAAAGAGGGTTCCGGCAAGTCCGCAGTCCGCTTGCCAGAGGGATTCCGGTCAAGTTCGCCGTCGTCCAGGCGAGAGTACCGGCCGGAGAGCGAGGTCTCCGTCGTCTGTGGGGAGGTTCTGCGACGGAAACAGAAGGAATCAGGTGAAACCACGGGGAAACGGCGGTCGGAGGTTGGCGCCGGGGAAGGGTGTGGTGAAGGAGAACTGTAGAAAGGAAAACGACGTCGTCACACATGAAGAATCACTTGACAACCCACGTGTTTCATTGGAATGCTTTATTTTTCTCTAG
- the LOC107612549 gene encoding uncharacterized protein LOC107612549, which translates to MPPPFDMISKMHPPREAWRLKVRVLRLWVVPSFGNHKVPNSMEMILLDEHCRKMQATVKKPLLNRFRDHIVEGQVYRMAYFTIVSNHGSYRATSHEFKLVFLHRTTVVAVDEDVIPKTCFNMFSFSELLNMTQDYDFLVDVIGLLTSVGEEKEYAKEGKIVKMIALELTSKDLTVRCALFGDYVNQVNHFLASGYVEQPVVVIQLAKVKFFRGQVGLQNVMYATQMLFNPDIPEVVEFRQSMIEQGVNGTHPLFIANEGKVLSLEDDFMRLTRKCTIEELQDNNQEGSFIIFGAIQGIVEDGGWWYSACVWKGYLSSKWCILL; encoded by the exons ATGCCTCCTCCATTTGATATGATTTCTAAGATGCATCCTCCTAGAGAGGCTTGGAGGCTGAAAGTTAGGGTTCTAAGACTTTGGGTTGTACCCTCTTTTGGTAACCATAAGGTTCCTAACTCAATGGAGATGATTCTCCTTGATGAGCAT TGTAGAAAAATGCAAGCTACAGTCAAGAAACCACTGCTTAATAGGTTTAGAGATCATATAGTTGAAGGACAAGTTTATAGAATGGCATATTTTACTATTGTGTCAAATCATGGTAGTTATAGAGCAACTTCTCATGAATTCAAATTGGTTTTTCTTCACCGAACCACTGTTGTAGCTGTTGATGAAGATGTCATCCCTAAGACTTGTTTcaacatgttttctttttctgagTTGTTGAACATGACCCAAGATTATGATTTCTTAGTTG ATGTCATTGGTCTTTTAACTTCAGTCGGAGAAGAGAAAGAATATGCAAAAGAGGGGAAAATTGTAAAAATGATTGCATTAGAATTAacttcaaaaga TCTTACAGTGCGATGTGCATTGTTTGGGGATTATGTTAATCAAGTGAATCATTTCCTTGCCTCTGGCTATGTGGAGCAGCCTGTTGTGGTGATTCAGCTTGCAAAAGTCAAGTTCTTTAGgg GTCAAGTAGGTCTTCAAAATGTGATGTATGCCACTCAAATGTTATTTAATCCTGATATTCCTGAAGTTGTTGAGTTCAGGCAGAG taTGATTGAGCAAGGTGTCAATGGTACCCATCCGCTGTTTATTGCAAATGAGGGTAAAGTTCTCTCATTGGAAGATGATTTCATGCGTTTAACTAGAAAATGCACTATTGAAGAGCTTCAAGATAACAATCAG GAGGGTTCTTTTATCATTTTTGGTGCAATTCAAGGTATTGTTGAGGATGGAGGTTGGTGGTATTCTGCTTGTGTGTGGAAAGGGTATCTATCCTCAAAATGGTGCATATTACTGTGA
- the LOC110265678 gene encoding uncharacterized protein LOC110265678 isoform X1: protein MAMNANREDPNRRFLATQVYWPSEKELVFRFRVFNKQGDRALPPNFVSTHGERLGLMFYVIDELDNCLVLEVVRKNDQLLITDSSFEHIRTFYFIDRGASVQFRYVGFGIFFISLWDKDNQPIRVHLDPDFYVPKLMDPETLDNVSRVFHIKYTRMDEDSSADVIVLSGSGPSDDQFSSDADEDNDQSGALVGDNPNDPIDLSSGSSLSLEVNEQSHAANELVDPRYSPEVSYEKKITASDVAQPRLYLASKFAAYLKLCGDGSIWIITGLDSNVEKNVFFHLLKSGGRGGEWKFGVGWRECCRIYNLKEGDIITLKLGSIARRQIELSI from the exons ATGGCCATGAATGCCAATAGAGAAGATCCAAATAG GAGGTTTTTAGCAACCCAGGTATACTGGCCCAGCGAAAAAGAACTGGTTTTTAGATTTCGCGTTTTCAATAAGCAG GGTGATAGAGCTCTTCCCCCAAATTTTGTTTCAACTCATGGGGAACGATTGGGGCTAATGTTCTATGTCATTGACGAGTTAGATAATTGTTTAGTGCTGGAGGTGGTAAGAAAAAATGATCAGTTGCTCATAACTGACTCCTCATTTGAACATATTAGAACTTTCTATTTTATCGATAGAGGGGCATCTGTTCAATTTAGGTATGTCGGTTttggcattttttttatttcattgtggGATAAGGATAACCAACCCATCCGAGTTCACCTTGATCCTGACTTCTATGTTCCTAAGCTAATGGACCCAGAGACACTTGATAATGTATCAAGAGTGTTCCACATAAAGTACACCAGGATGGATGAGGACTCATCAGCTGATGTGATTGTTCTCTCCGGGTCTGGACCATCGGATGATCAGTTTTCATCAGATGCTGATGAAGACAATGATCAAAGTGGGGCACTGGTAGGGGATAATCCCAATGATCCGATAGATTTGTCTAGTGGAAGTAGTTTATCATTGGAGGTTAATGAACAAAGTCATGCGGCAAACGAGTTGGTTGATCCTAG ATACTCTCCAGAGGTTTCTTATGAAAAGAAAATCACAGCTTCGGATGTTGCACAACCTAGATTG TATTTGGCTTCAAAATTCGCTGCGTATCTTAAACTGTGTGGAGATGGCTCAATTTGGATAATCACTGGTCTAGATTCTAATGTAGAGAAGAATGTCTTCTTCCACTTACTGAAAAGTGGAGGAAGAGGTGGAGAATGGAAATTTGGAGTTGGGTGGAGGGAATGTTGTAGAATATAC
- the LOC110265678 gene encoding uncharacterized protein LOC110265678 isoform X2 encodes MFYVIDELDNCLVLEVVRKNDQLLITDSSFEHIRTFYFIDRGASVQFRYVGFGIFFISLWDKDNQPIRVHLDPDFYVPKLMDPETLDNVSRVFHIKYTRMDEDSSADVIVLSGSGPSDDQFSSDADEDNDQSGALVGDNPNDPIDLSSGSSLSLEVNEQSHAANELVDPRYSPEVSYEKKITASDVAQPRLYLASKFAAYLKLCGDGSIWIITGLDSNVEKNVFFHLLKSGGRGGEWKFGVGWRECCRIYNLKEGDIITLKLGSIARRQIELSI; translated from the exons ATGTTCTATGTCATTGACGAGTTAGATAATTGTTTAGTGCTGGAGGTGGTAAGAAAAAATGATCAGTTGCTCATAACTGACTCCTCATTTGAACATATTAGAACTTTCTATTTTATCGATAGAGGGGCATCTGTTCAATTTAGGTATGTCGGTTttggcattttttttatttcattgtggGATAAGGATAACCAACCCATCCGAGTTCACCTTGATCCTGACTTCTATGTTCCTAAGCTAATGGACCCAGAGACACTTGATAATGTATCAAGAGTGTTCCACATAAAGTACACCAGGATGGATGAGGACTCATCAGCTGATGTGATTGTTCTCTCCGGGTCTGGACCATCGGATGATCAGTTTTCATCAGATGCTGATGAAGACAATGATCAAAGTGGGGCACTGGTAGGGGATAATCCCAATGATCCGATAGATTTGTCTAGTGGAAGTAGTTTATCATTGGAGGTTAATGAACAAAGTCATGCGGCAAACGAGTTGGTTGATCCTAG ATACTCTCCAGAGGTTTCTTATGAAAAGAAAATCACAGCTTCGGATGTTGCACAACCTAGATTG TATTTGGCTTCAAAATTCGCTGCGTATCTTAAACTGTGTGGAGATGGCTCAATTTGGATAATCACTGGTCTAGATTCTAATGTAGAGAAGAATGTCTTCTTCCACTTACTGAAAAGTGGAGGAAGAGGTGGAGAATGGAAATTTGGAGTTGGGTGGAGGGAATGTTGTAGAATATAC